From one Musa acuminata AAA Group cultivar baxijiao chromosome BXJ2-6, Cavendish_Baxijiao_AAA, whole genome shotgun sequence genomic stretch:
- the LOC135614948 gene encoding acetyl-coenzyme A synthetase, chloroplastic/glyoxysomal-like, which produces MTTGEAATASPRRSFASSDHLRHVESMAQLPSGAGKISHLNAVILGETLASEENDLVFPSQDFSRQALVSSPEQYRKMYERSIRDPAGFWSEIASQFYWKEKWDPEVYNENIDVRKGTVKFEWFKGASTNISYNTLDRNIEAGNGGKVAIYWEGNEPGDDEQLTYAELLEKVCQLANYLKHVGVRKGAAVVIYLPMLMELLISMLACARIGAVHSVVFAGFSAESLAQRIIDCKPKVVITCNAVRRGPKAIHLKDIVDSAINESVKSGVPVGLCLTFENQSAMKREDTKWQEGRDVWWQDVVPQFPTKCAVEWVDAEDPLFLLYTSGSTGKPKGVLHTTGGYMVYTATTFKYAFDHKPSDIYWCTADCGWITGHSYVTYGPLLNGATVVVFEGAPNYPNSGRCWDIVDKYKVTLFYTAPTLVRSLMREGDEYVTRYHRKSLRVLGSVGEPINPSAWRWFYNVVGDSRCPISDTWWQTETGGFMITPLPGAWPQKPGSATFPFFGVQPVIVDEKGNEIEGECSGYLCIKKSWPGAFRTLYGDHERYQTTYFKPFAGYYFTGDGCSRDKDGYFWLTGRVDDVINVSGHRIGTAEVESALVSHPHCAEAAVVGVEHEIKGQSIYAFVSLVEGVSYSEGIRKSLILAVRNQIGAFAAPDKIHWAPGLPKTRSGKIMRRILRKIASGQLDELGDTSTLADPNVVDQLIALSDC; this is translated from the exons ATGACGACGGGTGAGGCCGCGACGGCGTCTCCGCGGCGGAGTTTCGCGTCCTCGGACCACCTCCGGCATGTGGAGTCGATGGCCCAGCTGCCCTCCGGAGCTGGCAAGATCTCCCACCTCAACGCCGTCATCCTCGGCGAGACCCTCGCCTCCGAGGAGAACGACCTCGTCTTCCCCTCCCAGGACTTTTCTCGTCAGGCTCTCGTCTCCTCCCCCGAACAG TATCGAAAAATGTATGAGCGGTCGATTCGAGATCCTGCCGGATTCTGGTCTGAGATCGCTTCCCAGTTCTACTGGAAGGAGAAATGGGATCCGGAGGTCTACAACGAGAACATTGATGTGAGGAAGGGGACCGTTAAGTTTGAG TGGTTCAAAGGAGCCAGTACGAACATAAGCTATAACACTTTGGATCGGAACATTGAGGCAGGGAATGGTGGAAAAGTTGCTATCTACTGGGAAGGCAACGAACCCGGTGACGATGAGCAGCTAACCTATGCTGAGCTGTTGGAGAAGGTTTGCCAG CTTGCCAATTACTTGAAACATGTTGGCGTTCGCAAAGGAGCCGCAGTGGTGATCTACCTCCCTATGCTGATGGAGTTGCTGATCTCAATGTTAGCGTGTGCCCGTATTGGTGCGGTCCACTCG GTTGTATTTGCGGGCTTCTCTGCCGAGTCCCTTGCACAAAGGATCATTGACTGCAAACCCAAGGTTGTAATAACATGTAATGCTGTGAGGAGAGGCCCCAAAGCGATCCATCTCAAAGACATAGTTGACAGCGCTATCAATGAATCTGTCAAAAGTGGAGTCCCTGTAG GCCTGTGTTTGACTTTTGAAAACCAGTCAGCTATGAAGAGAGAAGATACAAAGTGGCAGGAGGGAAGAGATGTATGGTGGCAG GATGTAGTCCCACAATTTCCGACAAAGTGTGCTGTGGAATGGGTTGATGCAGAAGATCCACTATTTCTCCTGTACACAAGTGGTAGCACTGGAAAACCAAAG GGAGTTCTACATACAACTGGGGGATATATGGTATATACTGCAACAACATTTAAGTATGCATTCGACCATAAGCCATCAGATATATATTG GTGCACTGCCGATTGTGGCTGGATAACAGGACACAGCTATGTTACATATGGCCCTCTTTTGAATGGAGCTACTGTTGTGGTATTTGAAGGG GCCCCAAACTATCCCAACTCTGGACGATGTTGGGATATTGTTGATAAATACAAGGTGACATTATTTTACACAGCCCCAACGCTAGTGCGTTCCCTAATGCGTGAAGGTGATGAG TACGTCACTCGCTACCATCGAAAATCCCTGCGTGTTCTTGGTAGTGTAGGGGAGCCAATTAATCCTAGTGCATGGAG GTGGTTTTACAATGTTGTCGGGGATTCACGATGCCCTATATCAGATACCTGGTGGCAAACAGAGACTGGTGGCTTCATG ATTACACCATTGCCTGGTGCTTGGCCTCAGAAGCCTGGTTCTGCTACCTTTCCTTTCTTTGGAGTTCAG CCAGTCATAGTTGATGAGAAAGGGAATGAGATAGAAGGTGAATGCAGTGGGTATCTTTGCATCAAGAAGTCATGGCCTGGTGCATTCCGTACACTTTATGGTGATCATGAGAGATATCAAACCACGTATTTTAAACCATTTGCTGGTTATTATTTTACTGGAGATGGATGCAGCAG AGACAAGGATGGCTACTTTTGGCTTACTGGAAGAGTTGATGATGTTATTAATGTGAG TGGACATCGTATTGGCACCGCTGAGGTAGAATCTGCCCTGGTCTCACATCCCCACTGTGCAGAGGCTGCCGTAGTTGGAGTTGAACATGAG ATCAAAGGGCAGAGCATTTATGCTTTTGTCAGTCTAGTGGAGGGTGTTTCTTACAGTGAAGGAATCCGGAAAAGCCTCATTTTGGCAGTCAGAAACCAG ATCGGTGCATTTGCTGCCCCAGACAAAATTCACTGGGCACCCGGACTGCCAAAGACGAGGAGCGGAAAGATCATGAGAAGGATTCTACGGAAAATTGCATCCGGGCAGCTGGATGAGCTTGGAGATACCAGTACGCTTGCTGACCCCAACGTTGTGGACCAACTAATTGCACTCAGTGATTGCTAG
- the LOC135613862 gene encoding cocosin 1-like, with protein sequence MASSALIMLSFPLCVSLLLLHSGQAQLGFGQQETGQPGGSRCRIERLSALEPTMRVPSEAGFTEYLDQNHEQFRCAGVAVHRRTILPRGLLLPSYSNAPSLVYVVQGRGIAGTVIPGCPETYQSFQQQREVGDEHQRIHSFHEGDIIALPAGVAHWCYNNGEAPVVAITVSYTSSSANQLDRQHSFLLAGRERRAQQGAHTEERLEQQKGVSLLNGFELELLAEALGVDKEVVRKIQNPDDGRGEIVRVDRGLQLLQPLQRNEEQERQDGDDIRRRESNGLEEAFCTMDYKQNIGDTTLSDQYDPNAGRITVLNSRKFPVLRFMQMSAVRGSLRPNTVGAPYWNINTHGIAYALNGSCQMQVVGHGGRTVFDGELRQGQLLVIPQQFVVITKTRSEHYEWVSFKTNDNPMVSQIVGKASVFRGMPVEVLINSYRISRDEAKRLKFNRGNLMSMFPLESHGDVMET encoded by the exons ATGGCAAGCTCTGCACTCATCATGCTCTCTTTCCCTCTTTGCGTGTCACTACTCCTGCTCCACAGCGGTCAGGCGCAGCTTGGCTTCGGGCAGCAAGAAACAGGGCAACCGGGGGGGAGCCGATGCCGAATCGAGAGGCTTAGCGCTCTGGAGCCCACGATGCGCGTGCCCTCGGAAGCTGGCTTCACGGAGTACCTCGACCAGAACCACGAGCAGTTCCGGTGTGCGGGTGTCGCCGTTCATCGCCGTACCATCCTGCCGAGGGGCCTTCTCTTGCCTTCCTACTCCAATGCCCCCAGCCTCGTCTACGTCGTGCAAG GAAGGGGTATTGCCGGAACAGTGATCCCTGGTTGCCCAGAGACGTACCAATCGTTCCAACAGCAACGGGAGGTGGGAGACGAACACCAGAGGATCCATTCCTTTCACGAGGGAGACATCATCGCGTTGCCCGCTGGAGTCGCTCATTGGTGCTACAACAATGGCGAAGCACCTGTCGTAGCCATTACGGTCTCCTACACGAGCAGCAGTGCTAACCAGTTGGATCGTCAGCACAGT TTTCTACTAGCTGGAAGGGAGAGACGAGCACAACAAGGTGCACATACAGAAGAGAGATTAGAACAGCAAAAGGGGGTCAGCCTCCTTAATGGTTTCGAGCTTGAGCTACTGGCGGAGGCGCTCGGCGTCGACAAGGAGGTGGTGAGGAAAATCCAGAATCCAGACGACGGAAGGGGTGAGATAGTCCGCGTCGACAGAGGGCTACAGCTGCTACAGCCATTACAGAGGAACGAAGAGCAGGAGAGACAAGATGGCGACGATATAAGGCGACGTGAATCGAATGGATTGGAAGAGGCATTCTGCACGATGGATTACAAGCAGAACATCGGGGACACGACGCTCTCTGACCAATACGATCCGAACGCCGGAAGGATCACCGTACTCAACAGTCGCAAGTTCCCCGTGCTAAGATTCATGCAAATGAGTGCCGTGAGGGGATCTCTCCGCCCG AACACCGTCGGCGCACCGTATTGGAACATCAACACTCACGGCATAGCGTACGCCCTAAATGGAAGCTGCCAGATGCAGGTGGTGGGGCACGGAGGGAGGACCGTCTTCGATGGCGAGCTCCGTCAAGGTCAGCTTTTGGTGATCCCACAGCAGTTCGTGGTGATAACAAAGACCCGGAGCGAGCATTACGAGTGGGTGTCGTTCAAGACCAACGACAATCCCATGGTGAGTCAGATCGTCGGGAAGGCATCGGTTTTCCGAGGCATGCCGGTGGAGGTGCTCATCAACTCGTATCGTATCTCCAGGGACGAGGCCAAGAGGCTCAAGTTCAACCGCGGTAACCTGATGTCCATGTTTCCTCTCGAGTCTCACGGCGATGTGATGGAGACCTGA
- the LOC135613863 gene encoding uncharacterized protein LOC135613863, whose translation MATVTCLIGLQFGHVIIHFKVHKDRVIQWMVPSFCLLALAFSLDLFGMHMNKPLYTVSYTCVTAGAAGVLFTAVYLLVDVYGYRRPVLAMEWLGMHALMVYLLIGCNILPVFIQGFYWREPQNNLVSKPNLMNPSTDAKHNF comes from the exons ATGGCAACTGTTACTTGCTTGATTGGATTGCAATTCGGTCATGTTATCATACATTTTAAG GTTCACAAGGATAGAGTAATCCAGTGGATGGTTCCTTCCTTCTGCCTGTTAGCATTAGCCTTTTCACTGGACTTATTCG GAATGCATATGAACAAGCCTCTATACACAGTGAGTTACACATGCGTCACTGCCGGGGCTGCTGGAGTGCTATTTACTGCAGTGTATCTGCTG GTTGATGTCTATGGCTACAGGAGGCCAGTGTTGGCCATGGAATGGTTGGGGATGCATGCGCTCATGGTCTACCTTCTAATAGGTTGCAACATCTTGCCAGTTTTCATCCAGGGGTTCTACTGGAGGGAGCCTCAGAACAATCTCGTGAGTAAACCTAATCTGATGAACCCTTCCACTGATGCTAAACACAACTTCTGA
- the LOC135583967 gene encoding nascent polypeptide-associated complex subunit beta-like: MNVEKLMKMAGAVRTGGKGSMRRKKKAVHKTTTTDDKRLQSTLKRIGVNVIPAIEEVNIFKDDLVIQFVNPKVQASIAANTWVVSGSPQTKKLQDVLPGIINQLGPDNLENLKRLAEHLQKQAPGTGAAAKQDNDNDDDDVPELVPGETFEAAADENQAS; the protein is encoded by the exons ATGAATGTGGAGAAGCTTATGAAGATGGCTGGTGCTGTTCGCACTGGTGGAAAGGGCAGTATGCGCAG GAAGAAGAAGGCAGTTCACAAGACTACAACAACAGATGACAAAAGGCTGCAGAGCACACTGAAAAGAATAGGCGTTAATGTCATTCCTGCTATAGAAGAAGTGAATATTTTTAAGGATGATCTCGTTATTCAGTTCGTTAATCCGAAGG TCCAAGCTTCCATTGCAGCCAATACATGGGTTGTCAGTGGCTCTCCTCAGACAAAAA AACTTCAGGATGTGCTACCTGGGATCATTAACCAACTTG GCCCTGATAACTTAGAGAACCTGAAGAGGCTTGCAGAACACTTGCAGAAACAGGCACCTGGCACTGGTGCCGCTGCCAAACAGgataatgataatgatgatgatgatgtcccAGAACTGGTGCCTGGGGAGACATTTGAAGCAGCTGCCGACGAAAATCAAGCTTCATAG
- the LOC135614950 gene encoding LOW QUALITY PROTEIN: uncharacterized protein LOC135614950 (The sequence of the model RefSeq protein was modified relative to this genomic sequence to represent the inferred CDS: substituted 2 bases at 2 genomic stop codons), giving the protein MRTYELIKDKDDLEAGVKYNRRASRKDEAFAGQKQGQRLVSLDVFRGLTVALMIFVDDAGALFPSINHSPWDGVALADFVMPFFLFIVGVALAITHKGVTNKVVATRKSVFRALKLFVVGLLIQGGFLHGLHNLTYGVDLLGIRWMGVLQRIAIAYLLAAICEIWLKTDDNVDNGYSLIRRYRLQLLMALILTTIYMLLLYGLYVPDWEYQIAVGDSMSKSLSVRCGVRGDTGPACNAVGMIDRRIFGIQHLHRRPVYERTKHKFTRXWPTSTXCSFMVPSSF; this is encoded by the exons ATGAGGACGTACGAGCTCATCAAGGACAAGGACGACCTGGAAGCCGGCGTCAAGTACAACCGGAGAGCGTCGCGGAAGGATGAGGCGTTCGCCGGCCAGAAGCAGGGGCAGCGCCTCGTCTCCCTCGACGTCTTCCGGGGACTCACCGTCGCG CTCATGATATTTGTAGACGATGCTGGAGCACTTTTCCCTTCCATCAACCATTCTCCATGGGATGGTGTAGCCCTTGCTGATTTTGTGATGCCATTTTTCTTGTTTATAGTTGGAGTTGCACTTGCAATTACACACAAG GGAGTCACAAACAAAGTTGTAGCAACCAGGAAATCGGTATTTCGAGCATTGAAGCTCTTTGTTGTAGGTCTTCTGATTCAAG GTGGCTTTCTTCATGGCCTTCACAATTTAACTTATGGAGTTGATCTTTTGGGAATAAGATGGATGGGAGTGCTACAG AGAATAGCAATAGCCTATCTGTTGGCAGCAATATGTGAGATCTGGCTTAAAACTGATGATAATGTTGATAATGGATAttccttgatcaggcgataccgaTTGCAATT GTTGATGGCTTTGATTCTTACAACCATTTACATGCTTCTTCTGTATGGCTTATATGTACCTGATTGGGAGTATCAGATAGCAGTGGGAGACTCCATGTCGAAATCCTTATCA GTCAGATGTGGAGTTAGGGGTGACACAGGACCTGCCTGCAACGCGGTGGGAATGATCGACCGTCGGATCTTTGGCATCCAACATCTACATAGACGTCCTGTTTATGAGAGAACAAAG CATAAATTCACCAGATAGTGGCCCACCTCCACCTGATGCTCCTTCATGGTGCCGAGCTCCTTTTGA